One Leisingera sp. M658 genomic window carries:
- a CDS encoding tartrate dehydrogenase translates to MTKTYRIAAIPGDGIGKEVLPVGQRVIDLVAQKHNFTVDWTEFDWSCERYHDTGRMMPEDGIEQMKAFDSIYLGAVGFPGVPDHVSLWGLLIPLRRELDQYANVRPVRLLKGINSPLAGRGADDIDMIIVRENVEGEYSEIGGRVYQGTEHEAAIQESILTRRGTDRIMDYAFNVAKTRKRKHVSSATKSNGIIHTMPFWDERFAAAAERHPGIGTAQFHIDIMTANFVLHPDWFDVVVASNLFGDILSDLGPAVAGSIGIAPSANINPEGKYPSMFEPVHGSAPDIAGKGVANPVAAVWTAAMMLEHLGEPGAAAEIERAIETSLERADTKTRDLGGTADTAGSEAAILAGLS, encoded by the coding sequence ATGACAAAAACATATCGTATCGCAGCCATCCCCGGAGACGGGATCGGCAAAGAGGTTCTGCCGGTCGGTCAGCGCGTCATTGACCTTGTGGCGCAAAAGCACAACTTCACTGTGGACTGGACCGAATTTGACTGGTCCTGCGAACGCTATCACGACACGGGCAGGATGATGCCCGAAGATGGCATCGAGCAGATGAAGGCGTTTGACAGCATCTATCTGGGGGCTGTCGGCTTCCCCGGTGTTCCGGATCACGTGTCGCTTTGGGGGCTGCTGATCCCGCTGCGCCGCGAATTGGATCAATATGCCAATGTCCGTCCCGTGCGCCTGTTGAAGGGCATTAACTCGCCCCTGGCAGGACGTGGTGCGGATGACATCGACATGATCATCGTGCGCGAAAACGTCGAGGGGGAATACTCCGAGATCGGCGGGCGCGTCTATCAGGGCACGGAACACGAGGCCGCCATTCAGGAAAGCATCCTGACCCGGCGCGGCACGGACCGGATCATGGACTATGCGTTCAACGTAGCCAAAACCCGCAAGCGCAAACATGTGTCTTCGGCCACCAAATCCAACGGCATCATTCACACCATGCCGTTCTGGGACGAACGATTTGCCGCCGCCGCAGAGCGTCATCCGGGTATCGGTACGGCCCAGTTCCATATCGACATCATGACCGCGAATTTTGTCCTGCATCCGGATTGGTTTGACGTGGTTGTGGCCTCGAACCTCTTTGGCGACATCCTGTCCGACCTGGGTCCGGCTGTCGCTGGCTCAATCGGTATCGCGCCCTCGGCCAACATCAACCCGGAGGGCAAGTACCCCTCAATGTTTGAACCGGTCCATGGCTCGGCGCCTGATATCGCAGGCAAAGGCGTCGCCAACCCGGTTGCTGCTGTCTGGACCGCTGCCATGATGCTGGAGCATCTGGGCGAGCCCGGGGCTGCCGCAGAAATCGAACGCGCAATCGAAACCTCGCTGGAGCGCGCCGACACTAAAACCCGCGACCTCGGCGGCACTGCCGATACTGCAGGGTCGGAAGCCGCCATTCTGGCCGGACTGTCGTAA
- a CDS encoding NAD-dependent succinate-semialdehyde dehydrogenase, with translation MNLQDTSLFRQQNLVAGEWINADNRATIEVDNPSTLSVVGTVPNCGSDETDRAIAAAEACFATFRKTTAAHRGALLEKWFNLIMEAQDDLATLMTLEQGKPFAEAKGEIAYAASFVKWFAEEGKRVYGETIPSPVQDRRIIVQKQPVGVCAIITPWNFPAAMITRKIAPALAAGCPVVIKPSEFTPFTALALGVLAERAGFPSGAVNIVTGDPAGVGGALTGSPAVRKLSFTGSTRVGKLLMEQCAGTMKRLSLELGGNAPFIIFDDADLDLAVEGVMASKFRNAGQTCVCANRIFVQAGVYDAFAEKLAAVVGNMKLGDGFEDGVEIGPMINDAAIAKIKSHLDDATAKGGTVIVGGTQDDSSKRFISPAVVTGVTTDMIVADEETFGPVAPLFKFDTEEEALAAANATPYGLAAYFYTNDLTRTFRVSEELETGMIGINVGGFATEVAPFGGIKESGLGREGARQGIDEYLEVKTLHIGGIA, from the coding sequence ATGAACCTTCAAGATACCTCTCTGTTTCGTCAGCAAAACCTGGTCGCGGGCGAATGGATCAACGCCGACAACCGCGCGACGATCGAAGTTGACAACCCCTCAACACTTTCTGTTGTCGGCACTGTGCCGAACTGCGGTTCCGACGAAACGGATCGCGCAATTGCTGCCGCCGAGGCTTGCTTTGCGACCTTCCGCAAAACCACTGCAGCTCATCGTGGCGCGCTGCTGGAGAAGTGGTTCAACCTGATCATGGAAGCTCAGGATGACCTGGCTACGCTCATGACCCTGGAGCAGGGCAAACCTTTCGCGGAAGCCAAAGGCGAAATCGCCTATGCCGCGTCTTTCGTGAAATGGTTCGCCGAGGAGGGTAAGCGCGTCTATGGCGAAACTATCCCCAGCCCGGTTCAGGACCGCCGCATCATTGTGCAGAAACAACCCGTCGGCGTCTGCGCCATCATCACGCCCTGGAATTTCCCGGCGGCGATGATTACCCGGAAAATCGCTCCGGCGCTGGCCGCAGGCTGCCCGGTCGTCATCAAACCTTCGGAGTTCACGCCATTCACTGCCCTCGCACTCGGCGTGCTGGCGGAACGCGCGGGCTTTCCGTCCGGGGCGGTCAACATTGTCACAGGGGACCCTGCTGGTGTCGGTGGAGCACTGACCGGCAGTCCTGCGGTGCGCAAGCTGTCTTTCACCGGCTCCACCCGTGTGGGCAAACTGCTGATGGAGCAATGCGCGGGCACCATGAAACGCCTCAGCCTGGAGCTGGGCGGCAACGCTCCTTTCATTATCTTCGACGATGCCGATCTGGATCTTGCTGTCGAAGGTGTCATGGCCTCGAAGTTCCGCAATGCGGGGCAAACTTGCGTCTGTGCTAACCGCATCTTTGTTCAGGCCGGTGTTTACGACGCCTTCGCTGAGAAGCTGGCAGCCGTTGTTGGAAACATGAAGTTGGGCGACGGGTTTGAGGACGGTGTGGAAATTGGTCCTATGATCAACGACGCTGCCATTGCTAAGATCAAGTCACATCTGGACGATGCCACTGCCAAGGGTGGAACCGTCATTGTTGGCGGCACCCAGGATGACAGCAGCAAGCGCTTCATCAGCCCGGCGGTTGTCACAGGTGTGACCACCGATATGATCGTGGCGGACGAAGAGACCTTTGGCCCCGTCGCGCCGCTCTTCAAGTTCGACACCGAGGAAGAAGCGCTGGCCGCAGCCAATGCCACGCCTTACGGGCTGGCAGCCTATTTCTACACCAACGATCTGACCCGCACATTCCGTGTCAGCGAAGAGCTGGAAACCGGCATGATCGGTATCAATGTGGGCGGCTTCGCCACTGAAGTCGCGCCCTTCGGCGGCATCAAGGAAAGCGGTCTGGGCCGTGAAGGTGCGCGTCAGGGTATCGATGAATACCTGGAAGTCAAAACCCTGCATATCGGCGGCATCGCGTAA
- a CDS encoding Lrp/AsnC family transcriptional regulator, translating into MVGTPKLDRIDINILSTLQTQGNITNVNLAEAVGLSPSPCLQRVKRLEKAGYIQNYRAVINLKKLAEHVTVFTEVTLADHRRKDFVRFENEIRKHDNVVDCYLLSGGYDYLLKFVARGVSQYQEIMEDLLERNLGIDKYFSYIVIKPVVEKHSVPIQDLVDRD; encoded by the coding sequence ATGGTGGGGACGCCGAAACTCGACCGGATCGACATCAATATTCTTTCCACCCTGCAGACGCAGGGCAACATAACCAACGTGAATTTGGCAGAGGCTGTGGGCTTATCCCCCAGCCCCTGCCTGCAAAGGGTGAAGAGGCTTGAGAAAGCCGGTTACATCCAGAATTACCGGGCCGTTATCAACCTCAAGAAACTGGCTGAACACGTAACGGTTTTCACCGAAGTCACACTTGCGGACCACCGCCGCAAGGACTTCGTTCGGTTCGAGAATGAAATCCGCAAGCATGACAATGTGGTGGATTGCTACTTGTTGAGCGGGGGGTACGACTACCTGTTGAAGTTTGTCGCGCGCGGTGTGTCCCAGTATCAGGAGATCATGGAGGATCTTCTGGAGCGGAACCTCGGCATCGATAAGTACTTCTCATACATCGTGATTAAGCCGGTTGTAGAAAAGCACAGCGTGCCGATCCAGGATCTGGTCGACCGCGACTAA
- a CDS encoding tRNA-binding protein, producing the protein MNKAEIVYDDFAKVEMRLGKIVEVKDFTRARNPSYKVCVDFGDLGQRWSSAQIKNYSEEELLGRPVVCVVNMPPRNIAGFKSEVLVMGVPNEAGETILLQPSHDAVLGSEVF; encoded by the coding sequence ATGAACAAAGCAGAGATCGTCTATGACGACTTCGCCAAGGTGGAAATGCGCCTTGGCAAGATCGTCGAGGTCAAGGATTTCACCCGCGCGCGCAACCCCTCCTATAAGGTCTGCGTTGATTTTGGTGACCTAGGCCAGCGCTGGTCCAGCGCCCAGATCAAGAACTATTCCGAAGAAGAGCTGCTTGGACGGCCCGTCGTTTGCGTGGTGAATATGCCGCCTCGCAACATTGCCGGTTTCAAATCTGAAGTCCTGGTCATGGGAGTCCCGAACGAGGCTGGCGAGACTATCCTGCTGCAACCCTCGCATGATGCGGTTCTGGGAAGCGAAGTCTTCTGA
- a CDS encoding TetR/AcrR family transcriptional regulator — MTASSKPRRTQAERSAATQARILEAAQFLIVDRGLAHTSTQDIARQANVSRGAMLHHFPSRKDLIQAAYAEMLCREADLLRSFTRTLQPGQNRLKALTEYIWERYQSGIFQVSMDYLSEARVNETELVYVAAESQKFNEALNDVWHVELAAFGCSADIRQAMMNEFMCLVRGMAFQSQWRDDPPYFQNMLQNWLLRARSTLIPAKSVR, encoded by the coding sequence ATGACGGCATCCAGCAAGCCACGGCGCACACAGGCCGAAAGATCCGCGGCGACCCAGGCCCGGATATTGGAAGCAGCACAGTTCCTGATCGTTGATCGGGGACTGGCGCATACGTCGACACAAGACATCGCACGCCAAGCCAACGTGTCGCGGGGAGCGATGCTGCACCATTTCCCGTCACGCAAGGACCTCATTCAGGCGGCCTATGCTGAGATGCTTTGCCGCGAGGCGGATCTGCTGCGCAGTTTCACCCGGACACTGCAACCAGGCCAGAACCGCCTGAAAGCCCTGACCGAATACATCTGGGAAAGATATCAAAGCGGAATCTTTCAGGTGTCCATGGATTACCTGTCCGAAGCCCGCGTGAATGAGACAGAACTGGTCTATGTCGCTGCAGAATCCCAAAAATTCAACGAGGCGCTCAATGACGTCTGGCACGTCGAACTCGCGGCGTTCGGCTGTAGCGCAGACATACGGCAAGCCATGATGAATGAATTCATGTGCCTCGTTCGCGGCATGGCATTCCAAAGCCAATGGCGCGATGATCCGCCATACTTTCAGAATATGCTGCAAAACTGGCTTCTCAGAGCACGATCCACTTTAATTCCGGCAAAGTCAGTCAGGTAG
- a CDS encoding TRAP transporter large permease, with protein sequence MDPVTTALAVFILMLAVLATGMWVFLALATAAAVSLFAFMGFPPDKIGAIASRIIVRSASSWELAAVPMFIWMGEIMFRTDISERLYKGLSPLVSKIPGGLLHTNVLGSALFAAVSGSSAATTATVGRITTSELNQRGYSQSLALGSLAGAGSLGLLIPPSIVLIIYGVLAEVSIAKLFIAGVVPGLMIAAFYAAYLAARCAITPALAPKDAISKEDARPSAILGNLAPVFGLILVVIGSIYTGWATPSEAAAIGVFAALCFAAFSRQLSRAMLAESLINALKTSCMVCSILMCAAFLSSAIGYMHIPRNIAVAIDALDLSPYVLIASLAIFYILLGFFLDGISIIVMSLPITLPVVVAAGFDPIWYGIFLVIMIELGQMTPPVGFNLFVIQGFSGVPIHKVAVYAIPFFLLMCFAVLLMVVFPQIALWLPAYLAG encoded by the coding sequence ATGGACCCCGTTACAACAGCACTCGCCGTTTTCATTCTGATGCTCGCTGTTTTGGCGACTGGTATGTGGGTATTTCTTGCTCTCGCCACCGCTGCGGCAGTTTCGCTGTTCGCCTTCATGGGTTTCCCGCCTGACAAGATCGGAGCAATTGCCAGCCGGATCATTGTGCGAAGCGCCTCCTCCTGGGAACTTGCCGCTGTTCCAATGTTCATCTGGATGGGAGAAATCATGTTCCGGACGGATATTTCCGAACGGCTCTACAAAGGTCTCTCTCCGCTCGTATCAAAAATTCCTGGAGGGTTGCTGCATACCAATGTTTTGGGATCAGCTCTCTTTGCCGCCGTTTCCGGGTCCAGCGCGGCGACAACTGCCACTGTCGGCCGGATCACCACGAGTGAGTTGAACCAACGCGGGTATTCCCAAAGCCTTGCGCTTGGCTCCCTTGCCGGAGCCGGCAGTCTTGGGCTTCTCATTCCGCCATCCATTGTCCTGATCATCTACGGGGTTCTGGCCGAGGTTTCAATTGCAAAGCTTTTCATCGCTGGTGTGGTTCCCGGCCTCATGATCGCAGCATTTTATGCGGCCTATCTGGCCGCAAGATGCGCAATTACACCAGCACTTGCACCCAAGGACGCAATCAGCAAGGAAGACGCCCGGCCAAGTGCTATTCTGGGCAACCTTGCTCCGGTTTTTGGCCTTATCCTTGTGGTTATTGGGTCAATCTACACCGGATGGGCCACGCCGTCCGAAGCAGCAGCTATCGGTGTCTTTGCCGCACTCTGTTTCGCGGCATTCAGCCGGCAATTGTCGCGCGCCATGCTGGCGGAGTCGCTGATCAATGCGCTCAAAACCTCCTGCATGGTCTGTTCAATCCTGATGTGCGCAGCCTTTCTGTCGTCCGCCATCGGCTACATGCACATCCCGCGCAACATCGCCGTAGCGATCGATGCTCTCGACCTGTCCCCTTATGTGCTGATTGCTTCTCTGGCGATCTTCTACATTCTGCTCGGGTTTTTCCTGGATGGCATTTCGATCATCGTGATGAGCCTGCCGATCACTTTGCCTGTCGTCGTCGCCGCTGGGTTCGACCCGATCTGGTACGGTATTTTTCTGGTGATAATGATCGAGCTGGGCCAGATGACACCGCCTGTTGGATTTAATCTGTTTGTCATTCAGGGCTTCTCCGGTGTGCCGATCCACAAGGTGGCGGTCTATGCGATACCTTTCTTCCTTTTGATGTGTTTCGCCGTACTGCTGATGGTCGTCTTTCCGCAAATTGCGCTTTGGCTTCCAGCCTATCTGGCAGGCTAA
- a CDS encoding aminotransferase class III-fold pyridoxal phosphate-dependent enzyme, which yields MRSNSLIEKDRAHYFHPVVPIRAHEKRGVTVMQSGQGVFLTDSEGNELLDGFAGLWCVNAGYGHENVVAAATEQMQRLPYATGYFHFGSEPAIELAAKLAELSPGDLDHVFFTLGGSDAVDTVIRMVRYYFNARGESSKKHFIALEKGYHGSSSNGAGLTALPVFHDKFDLPMQWQHHIASPYPYRNEAISDEEIIAQGVANLKAKVAELGAENTAAFIMELVQGSGGVIVPPEGYAKAMQDTCRELGILFIVDEVITGFGRTGPMFGCEHEGLTPDFLTTAKGLTSGYAPMGAVFVSDGVYQTIADAAPEGVPFGHGFTYSGHPVSAAVALEVIKLYEGGMIENSKTVGAYFEAQLKTLLDHPLVGDVRAKGLLAAVEIVTDKSTKAKPAKEMNVAARLAKAGYENGVIFRAFADDVIGLAPPICITETEVDLLITRLRATLNTLLDLKG from the coding sequence ATGCGATCCAACTCTCTTATCGAAAAAGACCGGGCCCACTATTTCCATCCTGTGGTTCCAATCCGCGCCCACGAAAAACGGGGTGTAACTGTTATGCAATCGGGGCAGGGTGTCTTCCTGACTGACTCCGAGGGCAATGAACTGCTCGACGGCTTTGCAGGTCTGTGGTGCGTCAACGCAGGATACGGCCACGAGAATGTTGTTGCCGCCGCCACTGAGCAAATGCAGCGCTTGCCCTATGCAACCGGGTATTTCCACTTTGGCAGCGAGCCGGCAATTGAATTGGCGGCCAAGCTCGCCGAGTTGTCTCCTGGCGATCTGGACCACGTGTTCTTCACCCTGGGCGGTTCGGATGCGGTGGATACCGTGATCCGCATGGTTCGCTACTACTTCAACGCCCGCGGCGAAAGCTCCAAGAAGCACTTCATCGCGCTGGAAAAGGGCTACCATGGCTCCAGCTCAAACGGTGCCGGGCTGACCGCGCTGCCGGTGTTTCACGACAAGTTCGATCTGCCGATGCAATGGCAGCACCACATTGCATCGCCCTATCCGTATCGCAACGAAGCAATCTCAGATGAGGAAATCATCGCGCAGGGCGTCGCCAACCTGAAAGCCAAAGTTGCAGAGCTTGGTGCTGAAAACACTGCTGCGTTCATCATGGAACTGGTCCAGGGCTCAGGTGGTGTGATCGTACCGCCGGAGGGTTATGCCAAGGCTATGCAGGACACCTGCCGCGAACTGGGCATCCTCTTCATTGTGGATGAAGTCATCACGGGCTTTGGCCGGACCGGGCCGATGTTTGGCTGCGAGCATGAAGGGCTGACGCCTGATTTCCTGACAACCGCCAAAGGCCTGACCTCGGGCTATGCGCCTATGGGTGCGGTGTTTGTGTCGGACGGTGTCTATCAGACCATTGCCGATGCCGCGCCGGAAGGCGTGCCGTTTGGGCATGGTTTCACCTATTCGGGGCATCCTGTCAGCGCAGCTGTCGCTCTCGAGGTCATCAAGCTCTACGAGGGCGGTATGATCGAAAATTCGAAGACGGTTGGCGCCTACTTCGAGGCACAGCTGAAAACCCTGCTGGATCATCCGCTGGTCGGTGATGTCCGGGCCAAGGGACTGCTGGCAGCTGTGGAAATCGTCACTGACAAATCCACCAAGGCGAAACCAGCCAAGGAAATGAACGTTGCCGCCCGCCTTGCCAAAGCCGGGTACGAGAACGGCGTCATTTTCCGCGCATTTGCGGATGACGTGATCGGCCTTGCCCCGCCCATCTGCATCACTGAGACTGAGGTGGATCTGTTGATTACCCGTCTCCGTGCGACCCTGAACACCCTTCTGGATCTGAAAGGATAA
- a CDS encoding TRAP transporter small permease, with protein MRLLLRAIDAVSYCALICAAAILIYAVSHILLETVMRTLFDTSTHVLDEFIGFAVLSITFLSLSWTLRDGGMIQVNLLTLRLPRRIKQAVEFIVAACATGLGAYFCTFLWRNLIKNWKRGAVSESVAEVPLWIPDAIVFAGACLLVLQLSALAIRPFIPKTQEG; from the coding sequence ATGCGACTTCTTCTGCGTGCGATTGATGCTGTGTCCTATTGCGCCCTGATTTGCGCGGCTGCCATTCTCATCTACGCCGTTTCACACATCCTGCTGGAAACCGTCATGAGGACTTTGTTCGATACCTCGACCCATGTCCTGGATGAGTTCATTGGCTTTGCGGTTCTGTCGATCACCTTCCTATCGCTGTCCTGGACACTGCGGGACGGAGGCATGATCCAGGTAAACTTGCTTACACTCAGGCTCCCGCGCAGAATTAAGCAAGCGGTCGAATTCATCGTGGCTGCCTGCGCAACTGGTCTGGGGGCCTACTTCTGCACATTCCTGTGGCGCAACTTGATCAAGAACTGGAAGCGCGGCGCAGTCAGCGAAAGCGTGGCCGAAGTCCCATTGTGGATACCGGATGCCATTGTCTTTGCCGGCGCTTGCCTGCTGGTGCTGCAACTATCGGCCCTTGCCATCCGCCCATTTATTCCAAAGACACAGGAGGGCTAA
- a CDS encoding haloacid dehalogenase type II encodes MKLSDFKALTFDVYGTLLDWETGMVTGLKPLTDRVSRSLSRDDILEAHAFYESTTQRYTPSKKYYELLPVVYRRLAEEWNVEVTWEECEAYGRSARHWPAFDDTIEALTYLKKHFKLVVLTNTDNLTFSGANTRLGVHFDGVYTAEDVGSYKPFDRNFDYMIEMMARQGIQKHEILHTAESMFHDHAPANKYGLSNCWIYRRHDKSGFGATMNPGEMPKYDFQFNSMMDMAKAHQAELAS; translated from the coding sequence ATGAAACTGAGCGATTTCAAAGCACTGACCTTTGACGTCTATGGCACCTTGCTCGACTGGGAAACCGGCATGGTCACCGGGTTGAAACCCCTGACAGACCGGGTGAGCCGCAGCCTGTCGCGCGACGACATTCTTGAAGCCCACGCCTTCTACGAAAGCACAACGCAGCGCTATACGCCGTCGAAGAAATACTACGAACTGCTGCCCGTAGTGTACCGCCGACTGGCTGAGGAATGGAACGTTGAGGTCACCTGGGAGGAATGCGAAGCCTATGGCCGTTCCGCACGTCACTGGCCCGCGTTCGACGACACAATCGAGGCTCTGACCTACCTGAAGAAACACTTCAAACTGGTGGTTCTGACCAACACCGATAACCTCACCTTCTCGGGCGCCAACACCCGCCTGGGTGTGCATTTCGACGGTGTCTACACCGCCGAGGACGTTGGCAGCTATAAGCCGTTCGACCGTAACTTCGACTACATGATCGAAATGATGGCGCGTCAGGGCATTCAGAAGCATGAAATTCTGCACACCGCTGAAAGCATGTTCCACGACCACGCACCGGCCAACAAATACGGGCTGTCCAATTGCTGGATCTACCGCCGCCACGACAAGTCGGGCTTTGGCGCCACCATGAACCCTGGCGAAATGCCGAAATATGACTTCCAATTCAACAGCATGATGGACATGGCAAAGGCCCATCAGGCAGAGTTGGCGAGCTAA